GCCTCGACGAGTCGAGGATAGACGTGAAAGTGGCCGGCGGACCATCGACATTCCGTACCCTTGACAGCATCGACAGGCCCATAGAGGCCGGGGACATCCTCATCTGTGACGGCTCCGGACCCGTGGCTGTCGCGGGCATCATGGGCGGCGAGAACTCGGAGATCACGGGCACGACGAGGAACATGGCCCTTGAGGCTGCTTACTTCAATCCCTACTCCATACGGGCCACCGCCAGGAGGCTCGGGATCAGGTCCGAGGCGTCGCTCAGGTTCGAGAAGGGCATCGATATCGACAATGTCGGGTATGCCGCCGAAAGGGCGATGTACCTCATGCATGAGCTCGCGGGCGGCCAGGTTGTGAGAGGCGCCAGGGAGATCTTCGAGAAGAAGGAACCCCGGACTATCTACCTCACCTACAGCAACATCAACGGGCTCCTGGGCACCCACATCAGCCGGGACGCCATCACGCGCGCCCTTAGATCCATCGACCTCCTTATCATGAAAGAGGACGAGAACGGGTTCGTCATATCTGTGCCCAACTTCAGGCATGACATCGTCGAGGCGGCCGATGTCATCGAGGAGATATCCCGGGTCCACGGATTCGAACACATTCCCGACACGAGCCCCGTGGCGGTCCTCAAACCCCAGAAGATCACCCGGAAAGAACGCTTTCTGGCGACGATAAAGGAGTATTGCCTGGGGACGGGCTTCTACGAGATCATCAATTTTTCCTTCTTCTCCACGAAGGACATCGAAAATCTCCGTATCCCCGAGGATGACGAGCGCGCGAGGTACGTGTCCATCATGAACCCCATCTCCCGCGACTTGGGGGTCATGAGGACCATGATGACACCCTCCGTCCTGAGATGCATGGCGTACAACATCAACCGGGGCACGAAGAACCTCAGGTTCTTTGAGAAAGGAAAGGTCTTCTTTCGGGAGGACGAACGCATCCGTGAGCACGTCGCCCTCTGCTTCGCCCTGACGGGCAGGGAGAAGGAATATTCGTGGAAGGAAAAGCATGCGGACTATGACTTCTTCGACATCAAGGGAATCATCGAAGGTTTGATGGAGAGGCTCGGGGCGAACTGTGAGACCGTCCCGACCACCGAACCTTTTCTCGATCGCGGCCGGAGCGCCGACATCGTCGTTGACGGCACAAAAGTCGGTTGGGCCGGAGCTGTCCGTGACGACGTTCTCGGGCTCTACGAGATCGAACAAACTATTTATTGCGCTGAGTTACGATTTGATATAATCTTAGAAAAAGGGAACTTGACGCTTCAATACAGGCCGATACCCCGTTATCCGCAGGTTACACGGGATTTCTCGTTCTTCGTGGACGACGGGGTACCGATAGCCATGCTTGTTGAGAAGATCAAGGGCATTTCACCCCTTATTGTCTCAGTGGGGATATTTGACATGTTCAGGAAGGAAAGGCGGAGCGTATCCATTCGCGTGGTGTTCCAATCCCACGAAGATACCCTTACCGATGAACGTGTCAACGCCTTGCAGCAAAAGATCATCGGCGAGCTGACGAATATTGACGGAATTTCGTTAAGGGCATAAGG
The sequence above is drawn from the Syntrophorhabdus sp. genome and encodes:
- the pheT gene encoding phenylalanine--tRNA ligase subunit beta, coding for LDESRIDVKVAGGPSTFRTLDSIDRPIEAGDILICDGSGPVAVAGIMGGENSEITGTTRNMALEAAYFNPYSIRATARRLGIRSEASLRFEKGIDIDNVGYAAERAMYLMHELAGGQVVRGAREIFEKKEPRTIYLTYSNINGLLGTHISRDAITRALRSIDLLIMKEDENGFVISVPNFRHDIVEAADVIEEISRVHGFEHIPDTSPVAVLKPQKITRKERFLATIKEYCLGTGFYEIINFSFFSTKDIENLRIPEDDERARYVSIMNPISRDLGVMRTMMTPSVLRCMAYNINRGTKNLRFFEKGKVFFREDERIREHVALCFALTGREKEYSWKEKHADYDFFDIKGIIEGLMERLGANCETVPTTEPFLDRGRSADIVVDGTKVGWAGAVRDDVLGLYEIEQTIYCAELRFDIILEKGNLTLQYRPIPRYPQVTRDFSFFVDDGVPIAMLVEKIKGISPLIVSVGIFDMFRKERRSVSIRVVFQSHEDTLTDERVNALQQKIIGELTNIDGISLRA